From a single Lolium rigidum isolate FL_2022 chromosome 7, APGP_CSIRO_Lrig_0.1, whole genome shotgun sequence genomic region:
- the LOC124672393 gene encoding WAS/WASL-interacting protein family member 3-like — protein MDPIANAKSRLLEAKAKARLMDDDVKYRLLEAEAKVMAEENRIMLIDLDTISDAEQRAWIEKKSGILNSKGGDTMRYLCFVTSLAILFISNVRLGVTARLLAEIPNGAQPIPNIQPGAPAPLPPPVLPGNTPANLPVDNLPGNLPANLPGNLPANLPANVPPGMLANVPPAMLATVPPEMLAKLSGNVTPEMLSKIPPDVLAKIPPGQLPPDVTPEMIATLASMKQQQQQQQGQPAAGAAQNNAAAAGAAGLPIPKMPDFAGLANISFPPMPSASLPQMPENVTLFGFDVKIPKFINKMVNEHTES, from the exons ATGGATCCCATCGCCAATGCCAAGTCTCGGCTCCTCGAGGCCAAAGCCAAGGCTAGGCTCATGGACGATGATGTTAAGTATAGGCTCTTGGAGGCTGAAGCCAAGGTCATGGCCGAGGAGAACCGGATCATGCTCATCGACTTGGACACCATCTCCGACGCTGAACAAAGGGCTTGGATCGAGAAGAA GTCTGGGATCCTCAATTCCAAGGGGGGAGACACCATGAGATATCTATGCTTCGTGACTTCCCTAGCCATATTGTTCATCAGCAACGTGCGACTTGGTGTGACCGCGCGCCTCCTGGCTGAAATTCCGAATGGTGCTCAGCCG ATTCCGAATATCCAGCCAGGTGCGCCAGCCCCGCTTCCTCCTCCCGTTCTGCCAGGAAACACTCCGGCCAACCTCCCTGTGGACAACCTTCCCGGGAACCTCCCTGCTAACCTGCCGGGGAACCTGCCGGCGAACCTCCCTGCTAATGTTCCACCAGGGATGCTTGCAAACGTGCCACCTGCGATGCTAGCCACTGTGCCACCAGAGATGCTAGCCAAGCTCTCTGGCAATGTTACGCCGGAGATGTTGTCCAAGATCCCGCCGGACGTTCTGGCCAAGATCCCGCCGGGCCAGCTGCCGCCGGACGTGACGCCAGAGATGATTGCAACGCTCGCCTCgatgaagcagcagcagcagcagcagcaagggcAACCTGCTGCTGGCGCCGCCCAGAacaacgcggcggcggccggcgcagcGGGGTTGCCCATCCCCAAGATGCCGGACTTCGCGGGGCTGGCCAACATCTCATTTCCACCGATGCCTTCGGCGTCCCTACCGCAGATGCCGGAAAACGTCACGCTTTTCGGGTTCGACGTGAAGATCCCTAAGTTCATCAACAAGATGGTCAACGAGCACACCGAATCCTGA
- the LOC124675011 gene encoding reticulon-like protein B8, producing MPEHSENAAENMVSGIMDAIADKLPKQKSVRFSEEGSISSQAKKLFGGEKSVHHILGGGKSADVLLWRNKKISSSVLGGATAAWVFFEWLDYHFLTIISFVLVLGMAIQFGWSSFAGMLNGSPSNVPRVELPEEVFANIGAAVGAQVNKFLGSLQDISCGRDLKQFLMVIAGFVVASFIGSWFNLISVIYIGFVSAHTLPVIYEKYHDQIDEMLYNMLGLLGSQYQKLDKGVLSKIPKGSLKFKKSQ from the exons ATGCCGGAGCACTCAGAGAACGCGGCGGAGAACATGGTAAGCGGCATCATGGACGCCATCGCCGACAAGCTCCCCAAGCAGAAGTCGGTGAGGTTCAGTGAAGAGGGCTCCATCTCCAGCCAGGCCAAGAAGCTGTTCGGGGGCGAGAAGTCCGTCCACCACATCCTCGGTGGCGGAAAAT CCGCCGACGTGTTGCTGTGGAGAAACAAGAAGATATCTTCAAGTGTTCTTGGTGGCGCAACAGCTGCCTGGGTGTTCTTCGAGTGGCTTGACTACCATTTCCTGACGATTATATCGTTTGTGCTTGTTCTTGGCATGGCTATTCAGTTTGGTTGGTCCAGCTTCGCAGGCATGCTCAATGG GTCTCCTTCCAACGTGCCACGAGTGGAGTTACCGGAGGAGGTGTTTGCGAACATCGGTGCCGCCGTTGGCGCCCAGGTGAACAAGTTCTTGGGAAGCCTTCAGGATATATCCTGCGGAAGAGACCTGAAGCAGTTCCTCATG GTGATTGCCGGGTTCGTCGTTGCCTCTTTCATCGGGAGCTGGTTCAATCTCATAAGTGTCATCTACATCG GTTTTGTGAGTGCACACACTCTACCGGTGATCTACGAGAAGTACCATGATCAAATCGACGAGATGCTTTACAACATGCTTGGCCTGCTTGGGAGTCAGTACCAGAAGCTTGACAAGGGCGTCCTGAGCAAGATACCTAAAGGGAGCCTCAAGTTCAAGAAGAGCCAGTAG
- the LOC124674675 gene encoding U4/U6 small nuclear ribonucleoprotein Prp31 homolog produces MANLADSFLADLDDLSDNEAYPEEDNAEAAGVDEDGDDDMLDLDALNYDDLDSVSKLQKTQRYIDIIQKVEGALEKNIDLSNQGFILEEDPEYQLIVDCNALSVDIENELIIIHNFIRDKYRLKFPELESLVHHPIDYARVVKKIGNEMDLTLVDLEGLLPSAVIMVVSVTASTTSGKPLSEENLVKTVEACDRALNLDAAKKKVLDFVEGRMGYIAPNLSAIAGSAVAAKLMGIAGGLGALAKMPACNVQLLGAKKKNLAGFSSATSQFRVGYLEHTEVFQSTPPALRTRACRLIAAKSTLAARIDSIRGDPTGKAGRNLLEEIRKKIEKWQEPPPAKLPKPLPVPDSEPKKKRGGRRLRKMKERYAVTDMMKLANRMQFGIPEESSLGDGLGEGYGMLGQAGSGRLRVSAAQNKLAAKVAKKFKEKSYGSSGATSGLTSSLAFTPVQGIELSNPQAHGNHLGSGTQSTYFSETGTFSKISRP; encoded by the exons ATG GCAAACCTTGCTGATTCTTTCTTGGCCGATCTTGACGATCTGTCAGACAATGAAGCCTATCCT GAAGAAGACAATGCCGAGGCAGCGGGTGTGGATGAGGATGGTGATGATGACATGCTTGACCTTGACGCCCTAAACTATGATGATCTAGACAGCGTCTCAAAGCTGCAGAAGACTCAACGTTATATTGACATAATACAA AAAGTCGAAGGAGCACTTGAGAAAAACATAGACTTATCTAATCAAGGATTCATTCTAGAGGAGGATCCAGAGTACCAGCTTATTGTTGACTGCAATGCTTTATCAGTAGATATTGAGAATGAGCTCATTATAATCCACAATTTCATACGTGACAAGTATAGGCTCAAGTTTCCTGAGCTGGAATCCCTTGTTCATCATCCGATTGATTATGCCCGTGTTGTTAAGAAGATTGGAAATGAGATGGATTTAACCCTGGTAGATCTGGAAGGGCTTTTACCTTCTGCGGTTATAATGGTTGTCTCCGTTACAGCATCAACAACTAGTGGGAAACCTCTTTCTGAGGAGAATTTGGTGAAAACAGTTGAAGCATGTGACAGAGCCCTAAATCTTGATGCCGCAAAGAAGAAGGTGCTTGATTTTGTAGAGGGCAGAATGGGTTACATTGCACCAAACCTCTCTGCCATTGCTGGCAGTGCTGTTGCTGCAAAACTGATGGGAATTGCTGGTGGTTTGGGGGCACTTGCAAAAATGCCTGCTTGCAACGTTCAGTTACTTggagcaaaaaagaaaaatcttGCTGGGTTTTCTAGTGCCACATCTCAGTTTCGTGTTGGCTATCTTGAACATACAGAAGTATTTCAGAGCACCCCTCCAGCCCTGAGGACACGTGCTTGCAGACTTATAGCTGCAAAGTCAACTCTAGCAGCAAGGATTGATTCAATTAGAGGTGATCCAACTGGAAAAGCTGGTCGGAACTTGTTAGAAGAAATCCGTAAGAAGATTGAGAAGTGGCAAGAACCACCTCCTGCAAAGCTTCCAAAACCACTACCTGTTCCAGACTCTGAGCCTAAAAAGAAGAGAGGCGGTCGCCGCCTTCGAAAAATGAAAGAAAG ATATGCGGTGACTGATATGATGAAGCTTGCAAACCGGATGCAGTTTGGTATCCCGGAAGAGAGCTCATTAG GTGATGGCTTGGGAGAAGGTTATGGCATGCTCGGGCAGGCTGGAAGTGGGAGACTACGTGTCTCAGCTGCACAAAACAAACTTGCTGCTAAAGTGGCCAAAAA ATTCAAGGAGAAGAGCTATGGTAGCAGTGGCGCGACATCTGGATTGACATCTAGTTTGGCCTTTACACCAGTTCAG GGAATAGAGCTGTCGAACCCACAGGCCCATGGAAACCACCTTGGAAGTGGAACCCAGAGCACCTATTTCTCTGAGACCGGCACATTCTCGAAGATCAGTAGGCCCTGA